The sequence below is a genomic window from Vibrio spartinae.
GTCGTGGTCTATGGTGTGAATTACCGAAATTGCATCAACGTTTACTGATGGTTTTGGTGCCAGTGGTCATGCTTCTCGTTTTGACGCCTTGGCCGAAAGAGGAGCCCGTTGCATCTGAACAGACGATTGTGGAGCAGTCAGCTGGCGAGCAGCGTGTTGCACTGGCGCTTGATCCCGATAGCCTGAAGGAACCCACTGAACCTGTCGCATCCCCGAAAGCGGCGAAACCGGCTTCAGAACCTCGTACAACGACATGGGTTAACTATACGGTAAAAAATGGTGACACGCTTTCTAAGGTGTTCCGTACCAACGATTTATCATTGGCTGATTTGAATGATCTTGTTCAGGTCGAGGGTTCTGATAAGCCACTCAGTAATATCAAGCCGGGACAATTGATTCGTTATAAGCTGACGAATAAAGGTGATCTGGATATTTTGCAAATCGAACAAAAGGATCAATCGATCATGTTCTTCCGTTTATCCAATGGTGGATTTGGTCGGAGTAAATAACGTCAGCAAGAAAATCGATTGAACGAAGCGATATGAGGGGGAATCGTAATAGGCGCCATGACCCCTCATCTATTGTAACGTTTGGTATATCCGTAAAGTGAGCATCGTGTTGATGCTTGCTTGGAAGGAGATTTACTGAGGCATTCTCTTCATATCGATATGTGAAATACCATCTTCCAGATAAGGTTCGGATGTCTGAACGAATCCATATTGGCGGTAAAAT
It includes:
- a CDS encoding LysM-like peptidoglycan-binding domain-containing protein, whose protein sequence is MNRRQEKKVQGGYLAVVQSKWSAMNFQQSFQSVVRPCRGLWCELPKLHQRLLMVLVPVVMLLVLTPWPKEEPVASEQTIVEQSAGEQRVALALDPDSLKEPTEPVASPKAAKPASEPRTTTWVNYTVKNGDTLSKVFRTNDLSLADLNDLVQVEGSDKPLSNIKPGQLIRYKLTNKGDLDILQIEQKDQSIMFFRLSNGGFGRSK